In the Diachasmimorpha longicaudata isolate KC_UGA_2023 chromosome 1, iyDiaLong2, whole genome shotgun sequence genome, one interval contains:
- the LOC135172575 gene encoding muscle-specific protein 20-like, which produces MPGRPLWQCAGKREPEKDAEAQAWIEYIVGERFPAGFSYEDALRDGVILCKLMNRLQPGSITKINVSGGDYKFMDNLQQFQRACTRYGVPDVDLFQAVDLMERKNLAQVTNTIFAIGRACYKHPEWRGPWLGPKPAEENRRNFSEDQLRAGEGVIGLQAGSNKGATQAGQSFGATRKILLGK; this is translated from the exons TGCGCCGGTAAACGTGAGCCAGAAAAAGATGCCGAGGCTCAAGCCTGGATCGAGTACATCGTAGGCGAGAGGTTCCCTGCGG GTTTCAGTTACGAGGATGCTCTGAGGGATGGTGTCATCCTCTGCAAGTTGATGAACAGATTGCAGCCGGGGAGCATCACCAAAATTAATGTCTCCGGGGGTGACTACAAATTCATGGATAATTTACAACA ATTCCAGAGGGCATGCACTAGATATGGAGTACCTGACGTTGATCTTTTCCAAGCTGTGGATctgatggagagaaaaaatctcGCTCAAGTCACCAACACAATCTTCGCCATTGGACGTGCT TGCTACAAACATCCAGAGTGGCGCGGCCCTTGGCTGGGACCCAAGCCCGCCGAGGAGAACAGGAGGAACTTCTCCGAGGACCAGCTTAGGGCGGGAGAGGGTGTCATTGGTCTACAGGCCGGCTCCAATAAAGGCGCCACACAGGCTGGACAGAGTTTCGGTGCCACCAGGAAAATTCTCCTGGGAAAATAG
- the LOC135165490 gene encoding golgin-45, producing MDPPRPEPKPTVILPGTFTASRKSSATSITSQSTVLSMAVPGRTQGDGMENTPPKLETRKTNLRDTLIYHPTNLNQSPCLPPVTPTGTIVNLTPRNITHSKKEKLLHTLKCKEPKFIPYEPYKAAVNPIIPIQKKKRGTKNNLDINEMVAQVSIHKSIEMEKNELKFEKPQSKEEIELKEWELEKKSYEQELKNLRDENAQLENQLKFQAQVNGELKNLLVAAVGEDLQTRVHLLTEDKLQLARALLNSAQHLSTHQEQTEWLAGQCEVWRSKFLASSLMVEELARWKAGLSQRTTDLQESIKRLLEERSKVRETALRTYKTLCILRENFDPVGTMTFRRHELPSSNIIDLADGCCHVAEILKVQLLSGVDNSKLRKEVGITGLEMTTPGEKKAEQLLMNPNLMMTRADVACSAVMGAAVAVGGQMFMAKGPEAMACCPHCSGEVKQV from the exons ATGGACCCCCCACGACCAGAGCCAAAGCCAACAGTCATTCTGCCAGGCACCTTCACTGCCTCTCGAAAATCCAGTGCCACCAGTATCACCAGTCAATCAACAG TGCTGTCGATGGCAGTCCCTGGTCGCACCCAGGGTGACGGTATGGAGAACACTCCACCAAAACTGGAGACAAGGAAGACAAACCTCCGTGATACCTTGATCTATCACCCAACGAACCTCAACCAGTCCCCCTGCCTGCCCCCCGTGACTCCAACTGGGACCATCGTCAACCTGACGCCACGAAACATCACTCATTCCAAAAAAGAGAAGCTCCTGCACACGTTGAAGTGTAAAGAACCCAAATTTATTCCCTACGAGCCGTACAAGGCAGCTGTGAACCCCATAATCCCCAttcagaagaagaagaggGGAACGAAGAACAACCTGGACATCAACGAGATGGTGGCTCAGGTGTCGATCCATAAGTCGATAGAAATGGAGAAGAACGAGTTGAAGTTCGAGAAGCCACAGAGCAAGGAGGAGATCGAGCTGAAGGAGTGGGAGCTCGAGAAGAAGTCCTACGAACAAGAGCTCAAGAATCTCAGGGACGAGAACGCCCAGTTGGAGAATCAGCTCAAGTTCCAGGCACAGGTGAATGGGGAACTGAAGAATCTGTTGGTGGCAGCTGTTGGCGAGGACCTGCAGACACGTGTGCACCTTCTCACTGAGGATAAATTACAGCTGGCGAGAGCTCTGTTGAATTCTGCCCAGCATTTGAGCACTCATCAGGAGCAGACGGAGTGGTTGGCTGGTCAGTGCGAAGTTTGGAGAAGCAAGTTTTTGGCTAGCAGTCTCATGGTGGAGGAACTTGCTAG GTGGAAGGCTGGTTTATCTCAGCGAACGACGGATTTGCAGGAGAGTATCAAACGTCTCCTCGAGGAGAGGAGCAAAGTGAGAGAGACCGCGTTGAGGACATACAAGACCCTTTGCATTCTAAGAGAGAATTTCGACCCAGTGGGGACGATGACATTTAGGAGGCATGAGCTTCCCAGCTCCAACATAATCGACCTCGCTGATGGGTGCTGTCACGTTGCTGAAATCCTCAAGGTGCAGCTACTCAGTGGAGTTGATAACAGCAAGCTGAGGAAAGAGGTGGGGATCACAGGTCTAGAAATGACGACTCCTGGGGAGAAGAAGGCAGAGCAACTGTTGATGAACCCCAATCTGATGATGACAAGGGCTGATGTGGCTTGCAGTGCGGTGATGGGTGCTGCTGTAGCTGTTGGTGGTCAAATGTTCATGGCGAAGGGGCCTGAGGCCATGGCTTGCTGCCCCCATTGCAGTGGCGAAGTGAAGCAAGTATGA